A genomic window from Henningerozyma blattae CBS 6284 chromosome 3, complete genome includes:
- the CGI121 gene encoding Cgi121p (similar to Saccharomyces cerevisiae CGI121 (YML036W); ancestral locus Anc_5.581): MLVSKLPQFPDFTISASLFSNIENGEDLVKDIANIPYSLIDTTLICSVEQIYSAIYRVLVEYKFNRIKTKSINSELLLCLSQNSNITQNFKKFGINANTKNLVIVSILENQINNDLNKEFNALLKGEEIELNNENLQKICDMKAIRKILTSNLMMIQILPRPLSMLFS, translated from the exons ATGCTAGTATCAAAGTTGCCTCAATTCCCAGATTTTACTATTTCTGCGTCactattttcaaatattgaaaacgGAGAAGATTTAGTTAAAGATATTGCAAATATACcttattctttaattgataCTACTTTAATTTGTTCAGTTGAACAAATTTATTCCGCTATATATAGAGTATTGgttgaatataaatttaatagaataaaaactaaatcaataaattcgGAATTATTGTTATGTCTGTCTCAAAACTCCAATATTActcaaaattttaaaaaatttggtaTAAATGCTAATACCAAAAATTTAGTTATAGTTTCCATCTtagaaaatcaaattaacaatgatttaaataaagaattcaatGCTCTTCTCAAAGGTGAAGAAATCGagttaaataatgaaaatctGCAAAAAATTTGTGATATGAAAGCCATTAGAAAA ATACTAACTTCAAACCTGATGATGATTCAGATATTGCCCAGGCCGCTGTCAATGCTATTCAGTTAA